A genomic region of Ignavibacteria bacterium contains the following coding sequences:
- a CDS encoding NAD-dependent epimerase/dehydratase family protein — MVGSAVLRKLQSEGYNNFVLRTSKELDLRNQRAVNEFFGAKKPEIVIITAAKVGGILANNTYRAEFIYDNLMIEANIIYTSDK; from the coding sequence ATGGTGGGTTCGGCTGTGTTGAGGAAGTTGCAATCTGAAGGTTATAATAATTTTGTTTTAAGAACATCAAAAGAATTAGACCTTAGAAATCAGAGAGCAGTAAACGAATTTTTTGGAGCTAAAAAACCTGAAATTGTAATTATTACTGCTGCAAAAGTTGGTGGTATTTTAGCTAATAATACATACCGTGCTGAATTCATCTATGATAATTTGATGATAGAAGCAAATATAATCTATACTTCAGATAAGTAA
- the rfbF gene encoding glucose-1-phosphate cytidylyltransferase yields the protein MKVIILCGGMGTRLREETEFKPKPMVEIGGKPILWHIMKIYAHYGFKEFILALGYKGDYIRNYFLNYYKYNSDFTIDLSNNGNVILHNSSIKDDWKVTLVETGDETMTGYRVKIAGKYINEDRFMLTYGDAVSDIDINKLIEFHEKTGTIGTVTGVFPASRFGDLVTDGNFVKQFKQQLKETENKEPINGGFFIFKREFLDLIPDDPNVDLEKEPINKLVEMKQLSVYKHKGFWQCMDTYRDYLLLNKMWKENPLWKVWQ from the coding sequence ATGAAAGTAATAATATTATGTGGTGGGATGGGAACTCGATTAAGAGAAGAAACTGAATTTAAACCAAAACCAATGGTTGAAATAGGTGGGAAACCGATTTTATGGCATATAATGAAAATCTATGCCCATTATGGATTTAAAGAATTTATTTTAGCTCTTGGCTATAAAGGTGATTATATTAGAAACTATTTTCTAAATTATTATAAATATAATTCTGATTTTACGATTGATTTATCAAATAACGGAAATGTTATACTTCATAATAGTTCTATAAAAGATGATTGGAAGGTAACTTTAGTTGAAACTGGTGATGAAACTATGACAGGATATAGAGTGAAAATTGCCGGTAAGTATATAAACGAAGATAGGTTTATGCTCACATACGGAGATGCAGTTTCGGATATTGATATTAATAAATTAATTGAATTTCATGAAAAGACAGGAACAATAGGAACTGTAACCGGTGTGTTTCCTGCTTCAAGGTTCGGCGATCTTGTTACTGATGGTAATTTTGTGAAACAATTTAAACAACAACTTAAAGAAACAGAAAATAAAGAACCTATAAATGGTGGATTTTTTATATTTAAAAGAGAATTTCTCGACTTAATTCCAGATGATCCTAATGTCGATCTAGAGAAAGAACCAATTAATAAACTTGTTGAAATGAAACAGCTTTCTGTTTACAAGCATAAAGGTTTCTGGCAATGTATGGATACATACAGAGATTATTTATTACTAAATAAAATGTGGAAAGAAAATCCATTATGGAAAGTTTGGCAGTAA
- the rfbG gene encoding CDP-glucose 4,6-dehydratase produces the protein MFNSYKDKKVFITGHTGFKGSWLTLWLLKLGAIVSGYALDPKTNKDIFVLCELNKKIYDIRDDIRNYFSLKEYIDKFEPEIIFHLAAQPLVLESYDEPKYTFETNTLGTLNILEAFRQSRTAKILVVITSDKVYENNEWIWGYRENDKIGGDDPYSASKSAAEIIVNAYQKSFFYKQNNKLVATVRAGNVIGGGDWSKNRIVPDCIRALENKETIIIRNPMATRPWQHVLEPIGGYLLLAEKLMQGETFLQGAWNFGPNYNNNKNVELLVKEIIKQYGEGTYKIENEIDKPKEAKYLALDITKAIKILNWEPIFNFEETIKLTIDWYKKYKSENVFDLSLLQIEEYEKRWKLKNLN, from the coding sequence ATGTTTAATTCTTATAAAGATAAAAAAGTTTTCATAACCGGTCATACAGGTTTTAAAGGTTCTTGGTTGACACTATGGTTATTAAAATTGGGAGCAATTGTGTCGGGATATGCTCTTGATCCCAAAACTAATAAAGATATTTTTGTATTATGTGAGTTAAATAAAAAAATTTATGATATTAGAGATGATATTAGAAATTATTTTTCGTTAAAAGAATATATTGATAAATTTGAGCCCGAAATCATTTTTCACTTAGCCGCACAACCACTAGTTTTAGAGAGTTATGATGAGCCAAAATATACATTTGAGACAAATACATTAGGAACATTAAATATTTTAGAAGCATTTCGTCAATCAAGGACTGCTAAAATATTAGTTGTAATTACTTCAGATAAAGTATACGAGAATAATGAATGGATTTGGGGTTATAGAGAAAATGATAAAATCGGAGGTGATGATCCTTATAGTGCTAGTAAATCTGCAGCCGAAATTATAGTAAATGCATATCAAAAATCGTTTTTTTATAAACAAAATAATAAATTGGTTGCAACTGTTCGGGCTGGAAATGTGATTGGGGGTGGTGATTGGTCAAAGAATAGAATTGTCCCAGATTGTATTAGAGCATTAGAAAACAAAGAAACTATCATTATTCGTAATCCAATGGCAACAAGACCATGGCAACATGTTCTGGAACCAATTGGAGGATACCTTTTATTAGCTGAAAAGTTAATGCAGGGAGAAACATTTTTACAAGGAGCTTGGAATTTTGGACCAAATTATAATAATAATAAAAATGTTGAATTACTTGTTAAAGAAATTATAAAACAATATGGGGAGGGTACATATAAAATTGAAAATGAAATTGATAAGCCAAAAGAAGCAAAATATCTTGCACTTGATATTACAAAAGCCATTAAAATACTAAATTGGGAACCGATATTTAATTTTGAAGAAACGATCAAACTTACGATCGATTGGTATAAAAAATATAAAAGTGAAAATGTTTTTGATTTGTCATTACTACAAATTGAAGAATATGAAAAAAGATGGAAATTAAAGAACTTGAATTAA
- the rfbC gene encoding dTDP-4-dehydrorhamnose 3,5-epimerase has product MEIKELELKGVFEIKLKPHEDERGFFMRVFDENIFYSHKLNYKWVQENQAKSIRRGIIRGLHLQLPPFSETKLIRCIKGTIFDVFVDLRRGSKTFGKWGSIELSEENRKMILIPRGFAHGYCTLTDITEVLYKVDNYYAREYEVGILWNDPELMIEWPVNEPILSEKDKSNISLKEFINKYNSIDV; this is encoded by the coding sequence ATGGAAATTAAAGAACTTGAATTAAAAGGTGTTTTTGAAATTAAATTAAAACCGCATGAAGATGAGCGGGGTTTTTTTATGAGGGTTTTTGATGAAAATATTTTTTATTCACATAAATTAAATTATAAATGGGTCCAGGAAAATCAAGCGAAATCGATACGAAGAGGAATAATTAGAGGATTGCATTTACAATTACCACCATTTTCGGAAACCAAATTAATCCGATGTATTAAAGGCACTATATTCGATGTTTTTGTAGATTTAAGAAGAGGGTCTAAAACGTTTGGCAAGTGGGGAAGCATAGAATTAAGTGAAGAAAATAGAAAAATGATCTTAATCCCTCGGGGTTTTGCACATGGTTATTGTACTTTGACGGATATTACAGAAGTTTTATATAAAGTTGATAATTATTATGCAAGAGAATACGAAGTAGGTATTTTATGGAATGATCCTGAATTGATGATTGAGTGGCCAGTAAATGAGCCAATTCTATCAGAAAAAGATAAATCTAATATCTCTTTAAAGGAATTTATTAATAAATATAATAGTATAGATGTATGA
- a CDS encoding DegT/DnrJ/EryC1/StrS family aminotransferase translates to MNIRLFKPSLTDLELEAVRDAFKRGWIGLGPKVNEFEQKWAEHLGVNVAIGLNSATAALHLALRVFGFQKGKKVLVPAMTFSATASAVLYNDLIPVFVDSDPITLGISLEDLDKKYDKDCVAVIPVHYAGHPVPMEKLVPWARERNLKIIEDCAHTTGSLYKGKALGTWGDIGCFSFEEKKCMTTGDGGMIVSNDPDLLKDVKAMRWVGIDKDNWKTAQDYTALNKDAYHWFYELRILGWKYNMNDLAASIGLAQLKRLPEMNKRRSEIIKKYLNGIKNLNYINPALPYEPDKYVYQMFIIKTQKKEDLIIYLKTKGIATGCHYTPLTMQPLFKPYASPCPVAESEYYKIITLPLHVDLREVEIEYVLNELKNFDSYTII, encoded by the coding sequence ATGAATATAAGATTATTTAAACCTTCTCTAACTGATTTGGAATTAGAGGCTGTGAGGGACGCTTTTAAGCGAGGCTGGATTGGCCTTGGCCCAAAAGTAAATGAATTTGAACAAAAATGGGCTGAACACCTTGGAGTTAATGTTGCTATTGGTTTGAATTCGGCAACCGCAGCACTACATTTAGCGCTTAGAGTTTTTGGATTTCAAAAAGGTAAAAAAGTGCTAGTACCTGCGATGACTTTTTCTGCTACTGCATCAGCTGTTTTATATAATGATTTAATCCCCGTTTTTGTTGACTCTGATCCGATAACTTTGGGAATAAGTTTAGAAGATCTGGATAAAAAATATGATAAGGATTGTGTTGCAGTTATTCCAGTACATTATGCAGGACATCCAGTTCCAATGGAGAAACTAGTACCCTGGGCAAGAGAAAGAAATCTGAAGATCATCGAAGATTGTGCTCATACAACTGGTAGTTTGTATAAAGGAAAAGCTTTAGGTACTTGGGGTGATATAGGATGTTTTAGTTTCGAAGAGAAAAAATGTATGACAACTGGTGATGGTGGAATGATTGTTTCAAATGATCCAGATTTACTTAAAGACGTAAAAGCCATGCGGTGGGTTGGAATTGATAAAGATAATTGGAAAACAGCTCAAGATTACACGGCTCTTAATAAAGATGCTTATCATTGGTTCTATGAATTAAGAATTCTTGGTTGGAAATATAATATGAATGATCTTGCTGCATCAATAGGTCTTGCTCAATTAAAAAGATTGCCAGAAATGAACAAAAGAAGAAGTGAAATAATTAAAAAATATTTAAATGGAATTAAAAACCTGAATTATATAAATCCTGCTTTACCATATGAACCTGATAAATATGTCTACCAGATGTTTATTATAAAAACCCAGAAAAAAGAGGACTTGATTATTTATTTGAAAACAAAAGGTATTGCAACTGGTTGTCATTATACCCCGCTTACTATGCAGCCATTATTTAAACCATATGCCAGTCCTTGTCCAGTTGCTGAAAGTGAGTACTATAAAATCATTACATTGCCTTTGCATGTGGATTTAAGAGAAGTAGAAATAGAATATGTCCTTAATGAATTAAAAAACTTTGATAGTTACACAATAATATAA
- a CDS encoding class I SAM-dependent methyltransferase: protein MSIKLLLKKIKSFTIKNGGFLNSIDIIYLTLLQKILPLNLFQFLYSFDSYHRAYVIRKILKELEGNYRMSILDVGGGWGNLERSLKRSDIAIYDPNEQFLEIARKFSETVIKGYGENINIESNSYDIVISVHTLEHIPKSNRLNFISEMTRVSKNYIILFNPFGSHAEKLCIDLIRYCDKKSIKVSDFTLEHIKYGLPKVDEILNIVNSIKGLEIVNLKETQNYYMDRLLSYLNYIKIPFIKAFLIPIISLLAFLFKDLKPSTCLILVCKKMNNLNT, encoded by the coding sequence ATGTCTATTAAATTACTTTTAAAAAAAATAAAATCGTTTACAATAAAAAATGGTGGTTTTTTAAACTCAATAGATATTATTTATCTTACTTTGCTACAGAAAATTCTTCCACTAAATTTATTTCAATTTTTATACTCATTTGATAGTTATCATAGAGCTTACGTGATAAGGAAAATCTTGAAAGAATTGGAAGGAAATTATCGGATGAGCATTCTAGATGTTGGTGGAGGATGGGGAAATTTGGAAAGAAGCTTGAAACGAAGTGATATTGCTATTTATGACCCGAATGAACAATTTTTAGAAATCGCAAGAAAATTTTCTGAAACTGTTATAAAAGGTTATGGAGAGAACATTAATATTGAAAGTAATTCATATGATATAGTGATATCTGTTCACACACTAGAACATATTCCGAAATCAAATAGATTAAATTTTATTAGTGAAATGACTAGAGTTTCAAAAAATTATATCATTTTATTTAATCCTTTTGGTAGTCATGCTGAGAAATTATGTATAGATTTAATTAGATATTGTGATAAAAAGAGTATAAAAGTTTCTGATTTTACATTAGAACATATTAAATATGGACTCCCAAAAGTTGACGAAATACTAAATATTGTAAATAGTATCAAAGGTCTTGAAATTGTCAACTTAAAAGAAACTCAAAATTATTATATGGATAGATTACTATCATATTTAAATTATATTAAAATACCATTTATTAAAGCTTTTCTCATTCCGATCATTTCCTTATTAGCATTTTTATTTAAAGATTTAAAACCAAGCACTTGTTTAATATTAGTTTGCAAAAAAATGAATAATTTAAATACTTAA
- a CDS encoding glycosyltransferase family 2 protein — protein sequence MIKKPFVVVSVLNFNGKEILRDCLSSMLALEYPNFKVIMVDNGSTDNSKEFVEKEFPSVIVIRTEKNLGYSGGMNLGLKYAFDECNADYCLYVNNDTKIDKFALSYLIDAAESLKNQKAGFLTGKVYYMDNPGILQTVGISAHPFLWYKGSIGEGEKDQGQYEKIEERIFLDDIYMLVKREVYKDVGGFDEAFFCHSEEIDWQARAKSKGWKFYYVPGAKIWHKHSYTIGPSSPRSVYFAIRSRILAIYRNKGFLFFIRFLIYLFYYACRNAFGQIRKKRYKPALAIIIGYFSGLLWLVHKKKGEDVPKFLR from the coding sequence ATGATAAAAAAACCATTTGTAGTCGTATCTGTTTTAAATTTTAATGGGAAAGAAATTTTAAGAGATTGTCTTTCTTCGATGTTGGCGCTAGAATACCCAAATTTTAAGGTAATTATGGTAGATAATGGTTCTACGGACAATTCAAAAGAATTTGTCGAAAAAGAATTTCCAAGTGTCATAGTTATAAGGACAGAAAAGAATTTGGGATATTCAGGAGGAATGAATTTAGGTTTAAAATATGCATTTGATGAATGCAATGCTGATTATTGCTTGTATGTAAATAATGATACCAAAATTGATAAATTTGCACTTAGCTATTTAATAGATGCAGCTGAATCTTTAAAAAATCAAAAAGCTGGGTTTTTAACTGGTAAAGTTTATTACATGGATAATCCAGGTATTCTCCAAACTGTTGGCATCTCTGCACATCCGTTTTTATGGTATAAAGGTTCCATAGGTGAAGGTGAAAAAGATCAAGGTCAATATGAAAAAATTGAAGAACGTATTTTTTTAGATGATATTTACATGCTGGTTAAAAGAGAAGTATATAAAGATGTTGGTGGATTTGATGAAGCTTTCTTCTGTCATTCGGAAGAAATCGATTGGCAAGCTAGGGCTAAGTCAAAAGGATGGAAATTTTATTATGTTCCAGGTGCTAAGATATGGCATAAACATAGCTATACTATTGGGCCGAGCAGTCCGAGGTCAGTATATTTTGCCATTAGGAGCAGAATATTAGCAATTTATAGGAACAAAGGATTTCTATTTTTCATTAGATTTTTAATATATCTTTTTTATTATGCTTGTAGAAATGCATTCGGCCAGATAAGAAAGAAAAGATATAAACCCGCCTTAGCAATTATAATTGGTTATTTTTCGGGGCTATTATGGTTAGTACACAAGAAAAAAGGTGAAGACGTCCCCAAATTTTTAAGATAA
- a CDS encoding GNAT family N-acetyltransferase, with the protein MNKNNVQIFTLEDIPKEEIDKIKIFISRSSNSSIFHTIEWNMILSKVFDSKCQLGIIINDKKEITALILYHVFKKLKNITNIYSPPQMYEVPYGGFLFRDEKVNSSRELINIFFKHFISNYKNCACFITGTPGFVLNDLNSSCKVRNLKTPIVDLLPKEDEIFASFNSKRRNMIRKAEKNNIEIVFGGTELINEYYKMITSLYKKLNKSPLTIEYYSEILKTFYPVGMARVLLSKYKGEFLSGGIFLKYKNTGYYWHGASFENTPNLGQNELIQWEVMKQFKREGCTKYDLVRVEEEKLPNIALFKMGFTKKTEEFYDLYFTTVKNKVIRKIYSIFN; encoded by the coding sequence ATGAATAAAAATAATGTTCAGATTTTTACATTAGAAGATATACCGAAAGAAGAAATAGATAAAATTAAAATTTTTATTTCTCGGTCATCTAATTCTTCAATATTCCATACAATTGAGTGGAATATGATTTTAAGTAAAGTTTTCGATTCAAAATGTCAATTAGGAATTATTATTAACGATAAGAAAGAAATCACGGCATTAATTTTATATCATGTTTTTAAAAAATTAAAAAACATTACAAATATATATTCGCCACCACAGATGTATGAAGTACCATATGGGGGGTTTCTTTTTAGAGATGAAAAAGTTAATTCATCAAGAGAATTAATAAATATTTTTTTTAAGCATTTTATCTCTAATTATAAAAATTGTGCCTGCTTCATTACTGGTACTCCCGGGTTTGTTTTGAATGATTTAAATTCTTCTTGTAAAGTTAGAAATCTTAAAACTCCAATTGTGGATTTACTACCTAAGGAAGATGAAATATTTGCTTCATTTAATTCTAAAAGAAGAAATATGATACGTAAGGCTGAAAAAAATAATATTGAGATTGTTTTTGGAGGTACTGAGCTTATCAATGAATATTATAAAATGATAACCTCACTTTATAAAAAATTAAATAAATCACCACTAACCATTGAATACTATTCTGAAATACTTAAAACTTTTTATCCGGTAGGAATGGCACGTGTGTTACTTTCAAAATACAAGGGTGAATTTTTATCCGGAGGGATATTTCTTAAATATAAAAATACCGGTTATTATTGGCATGGCGCAAGCTTTGAAAATACACCAAATCTTGGACAAAACGAACTTATTCAATGGGAAGTAATGAAGCAGTTTAAAAGAGAAGGTTGCACTAAATATGATTTGGTTAGGGTTGAAGAAGAAAAACTCCCCAATATTGCACTATTTAAAATGGGATTTACGAAAAAAACTGAAGAATTTTATGATTTATACTTTACAACAGTGAAAAATAAAGTTATTAGAAAAATATATAGCATCTTTAATTAA
- a CDS encoding flippase: protein MSTAKRVLKNTGYLTIGQIFTLGFGIVWMALFSRYVGPEELGKYAFAQSTIAIVALFVELGLQSLVIRNVSQNKAAANIYYNNTIFIKAFLSVFIYGIFVPTIMLLGWDRDTLQIMIAVILTTTLYSINLAAIAIFYAFEKMKYDAIGQIINSLLTLLGVLIGIKLKLNLVGIIYLIAFASTVRLLVNIWQLHKIAEFNISINPRLIKYNFIKKTITESLPFAVLTLIGVLYNNIIIIFLRRYTNDHEVGIFSAAQKMNGFLFIVPQMFMNAIFPTLSSIYKESKERMTEIYRLAYKTILVLSFPFATFIICFSKQIIMVVYGIKYFDSILPFQLLALIIFNSVGYVNGAALNAIGEEKYFTKMFGFTVILTLILSILFIPKYGVVAASLILVFGAFLGFVIYSRRLFVLLGIKYPKKTLLKVSLISLLLGFTIYVEKIIIEYVLIEFLISLFVFSILFFLIKPFETEDIKLFEKFIPTKYARLKKYILKSYIKKVA, encoded by the coding sequence ATGAGCACCGCAAAAAGAGTTTTAAAAAACACAGGTTATCTAACAATAGGTCAAATATTTACACTTGGTTTTGGTATTGTATGGATGGCTCTTTTTTCGCGCTATGTTGGTCCCGAAGAACTTGGCAAATATGCTTTTGCGCAATCAACTATTGCAATAGTAGCTTTATTTGTGGAATTGGGACTTCAAAGTCTAGTAATAAGAAATGTTTCGCAGAATAAAGCCGCAGCTAATATATATTACAACAATACGATTTTTATCAAAGCATTTCTTTCTGTGTTTATCTATGGTATTTTTGTACCTACTATTATGCTCCTGGGATGGGATCGGGATACCTTACAAATTATGATTGCTGTAATTTTAACAACTACTCTTTACTCAATTAATCTTGCCGCGATAGCGATATTTTATGCTTTCGAAAAAATGAAATATGATGCCATTGGGCAAATTATAAATTCATTACTTACTTTATTGGGGGTTTTGATTGGTATAAAACTAAAATTGAATTTGGTGGGAATTATTTATCTAATTGCTTTTGCTTCAACAGTTCGCCTTTTAGTTAATATATGGCAATTACATAAGATTGCAGAATTTAATATTTCAATAAATCCTAGGTTAATTAAATATAATTTTATTAAAAAAACAATAACAGAATCTTTACCATTTGCAGTATTGACATTAATTGGAGTGTTATATAATAATATCATTATTATCTTTCTTCGACGGTATACAAATGATCATGAAGTTGGCATTTTTTCAGCAGCACAAAAAATGAATGGATTTTTATTTATTGTCCCTCAGATGTTTATGAATGCAATATTTCCCACATTATCATCTATTTATAAAGAATCCAAGGAAAGGATGACAGAGATATATAGGTTAGCCTATAAAACCATTTTAGTTTTATCTTTTCCCTTTGCTACTTTTATTATTTGTTTTTCTAAACAGATAATAATGGTTGTTTATGGTATTAAATATTTTGATAGTATTCTACCATTCCAGTTATTAGCATTAATAATTTTTAACAGTGTTGGGTATGTTAATGGTGCTGCTCTGAATGCAATAGGTGAGGAAAAATATTTTACAAAAATGTTTGGTTTTACAGTAATTCTAACATTAATACTTTCCATTTTATTCATACCCAAATATGGAGTGGTTGCAGCAAGTCTAATATTAGTATTTGGAGCCTTTTTGGGTTTTGTTATTTATTCTAGAAGGTTATTTGTCCTTTTGGGAATAAAATATCCCAAAAAGACTCTTTTAAAAGTATCTTTAATAAGTTTATTGTTAGGTTTTACCATTTATGTAGAAAAAATTATTATTGAATACGTTCTTATTGAATTTTTAATTTCTTTATTCGTTTTTTCTATATTATTTTTTTTAATAAAACCCTTTGAAACTGAAGACATTAAACTCTTTGAAAAATTTATTCCTACTAAATATGCTAGGCTGAAAAAATACATATTAAAATCTTACATTAAAAAAGTTGCTTAA
- the wecB gene encoding UDP-N-acetylglucosamine 2-epimerase (non-hydrolyzing), with amino-acid sequence MKRKKIFVVFGTRPEAIKLAPVILEFKKNKKFLTKVCVTAQHREMLDQVLKLFSIKPDYDLNIMTKNQSLDILTAKIITKLTDIFLKDRPDLVVVQGDTTTTFTAALAAYYLKIDVAHVEAGLRSGDRFNPFPEEINRILTSAIARFHFAPTKLAKSNLIRMGIKENSIIVSGNTVIDSLLQVVEKLSYNKKDLKWYRYFLENYKLDLKNGKKNILVTGHRRESFGEGFKNICKGIKKIADKYDDIQIIYPVHLNPNVQKPVKEYLSKNTNIYLLPPMEYEPFVYLLSKSYLVLTDSGGVQEEAPSLGIPVLVMRKTTERIEGIYSGNCKLVGTDANKIFFETNKVLSSKKIYYKMSKANNPYGDGLASKRIVEFFINNY; translated from the coding sequence ATGAAAAGAAAAAAAATATTTGTGGTATTTGGTACAAGACCTGAAGCTATAAAACTAGCTCCAGTAATATTGGAGTTTAAAAAAAATAAAAAATTTCTTACAAAAGTTTGTGTAACTGCTCAACATAGAGAGATGCTGGATCAGGTATTAAAACTATTTTCTATAAAGCCTGATTACGACTTGAATATTATGACCAAGAACCAGAGTTTGGATATTTTAACAGCAAAAATAATTACGAAATTAACTGATATATTTCTAAAAGATAGACCTGATTTGGTTGTTGTTCAAGGCGATACAACTACAACATTCACCGCGGCTTTAGCAGCATATTATTTAAAAATTGACGTTGCACATGTAGAAGCTGGATTGAGAAGTGGTGATAGGTTCAATCCTTTTCCTGAAGAGATTAATAGAATTCTTACGAGTGCAATTGCAAGATTTCATTTTGCCCCCACAAAACTCGCTAAAAGCAATTTGATAAGAATGGGTATTAAGGAGAATTCTATAATTGTTTCCGGGAATACGGTCATAGATTCTTTGTTGCAAGTTGTTGAAAAACTAAGTTACAATAAAAAAGATTTAAAATGGTATAGATATTTTCTAGAAAATTATAAATTGGATTTAAAGAATGGTAAAAAGAACATTTTAGTTACTGGTCATAGGAGGGAAAGTTTTGGTGAAGGTTTTAAGAATATATGTAAAGGAATTAAAAAGATTGCTGATAAATATGATGATATCCAAATTATTTATCCAGTGCATCTTAATCCAAATGTGCAAAAACCAGTTAAAGAGTATCTTTCAAAGAATACAAATATATATCTTCTTCCTCCTATGGAATATGAACCTTTTGTATATCTTCTAAGTAAAAGTTATTTAGTTTTAACTGACTCAGGGGGTGTACAAGAAGAAGCTCCTTCTCTTGGTATTCCAGTTTTAGTTATGCGTAAAACAACAGAAAGGATAGAAGGAATATATTCAGGTAATTGCAAATTAGTTGGGACTGATGCAAATAAGATTTTTTTTGAAACAAATAAAGTGCTTTCTTCAAAAAAAATATACTATAAAATGTCTAAGGCTAATAATCCTTATGGTGATGGATTAGCTTCAAAACGGATAGTAGAGTTTTTTATTAATAATTATTGA
- a CDS encoding glycosyltransferase, translated as MIKTLEKTGIQSVVYLGNINNEEKDLKNFDFEINQNEIRYDKGKLNSFIEQLKFGWNISKKISLRNDIQFVQCCGLATIIGGILIKRKNKSIKLIFDNTELSVERETGIKHTIWKTIQKYALKYCDHIILPEFHRLNFFKNKYNVDDRKLVMIGNYPYLIAVNKPKVNYDDKKNIKVVYLGIIGKGRSLPELIAAAKDIENCSFDFIGPGEEKYLKKLIQMIKGISNIKILPPVENYKIPEVLKNYDIGIAFYENTNLNNYFCAPNKIYDYLNNGLPVITNDYPGLVDIVEKNKVGVCLREISKSSLSEAIKEIINNNYKLNITDELKRRYSWNEQESVYLNLFVQS; from the coding sequence ATGATAAAAACGCTTGAAAAGACAGGAATTCAATCTGTTGTATATCTCGGCAACATTAATAACGAAGAAAAAGATCTAAAAAATTTTGATTTTGAAATTAACCAGAATGAAATACGTTATGATAAAGGGAAGCTTAATTCATTTATTGAACAGTTAAAATTTGGATGGAATATCTCAAAAAAGATAAGTCTCAGAAATGATATCCAATTTGTTCAGTGCTGCGGTTTAGCTACTATTATTGGAGGAATACTTATAAAGAGGAAAAATAAAAGTATTAAGCTTATTTTTGACAATACTGAATTATCTGTTGAAAGAGAAACTGGAATTAAGCACACTATCTGGAAAACAATTCAGAAATATGCTCTGAAGTATTGTGATCATATCATACTACCCGAATTCCATAGATTAAATTTTTTTAAGAATAAATATAATGTTGATGACCGAAAACTTGTAATGATTGGTAATTATCCTTATCTCATCGCGGTTAATAAACCAAAAGTGAATTATGATGATAAAAAAAATATAAAGGTAGTATATCTAGGTATAATCGGGAAAGGAAGAAGCCTCCCTGAACTTATCGCTGCTGCAAAAGACATAGAAAACTGTAGTTTTGATTTTATTGGTCCCGGTGAGGAAAAATATTTAAAAAAGCTTATTCAAATGATAAAAGGAATTTCTAATATAAAAATATTACCACCCGTTGAAAATTATAAAATTCCTGAGGTTCTAAAAAATTATGACATTGGAATAGCTTTCTATGAAAACACTAATTTAAATAATTACTTTTGCGCCCCAAATAAAATTTATGATTATTTGAATAATGGTCTTCCTGTAATTACAAATGATTATCCTGGTCTTGTAGATATTGTTGAAAAGAACAAAGTTGGAGTATGTTTAAGAGAAATTAGTAAATCAAGTTTATCAGAAGCAATAAAAGAAATTATTAACAACAACTATAAACTAAATATTACGGATGAATTAAAACGTCGTTATAGCTGGAATGAACAAGAATCGGTTTATCTTAATTTATTCGTACAAAGTTAA